A stretch of the Bartonella henselae str. Houston-1 genome encodes the following:
- a CDS encoding 50S ribosomal protein L11 methyltransferase: MSQQIRLYCTASKNEAEEWYILMETAFEEEGYPLALVEIDEKNAIYELSLYINKENQENASKRFAHILSIDPDKINNEILPNIDWVQKSLEELKPVHAGPFFLHGSHHRNDIPPDVLPIEIEANQAFGTGHHETTAGCLKIIAKILQNENPQNALDLGTGSGILAIGIAMLKPISVLASDIDPVAIQVAQHNIQLNGVKKYITTVTATGFNHDEIASRAPFDLIVANILANPLIELAQEMVKALQKGGSLILSGILKEQHDHVLEAYVKQGLKHIETYHCQGWVTIHLK; encoded by the coding sequence ATGTCGCAGCAAATTCGCCTGTATTGTACTGCTTCCAAAAATGAAGCAGAAGAGTGGTATATTCTTATGGAGACAGCCTTTGAGGAAGAAGGATATCCTCTTGCTCTTGTAGAAATAGATGAAAAAAATGCCATCTATGAGCTTTCACTTTATATAAATAAAGAAAACCAAGAGAATGCTTCAAAACGTTTTGCACATATCCTTTCTATAGATCCTGATAAAATTAACAATGAAATTTTACCCAATATTGACTGGGTACAGAAGAGTCTTGAAGAGCTAAAGCCTGTGCATGCAGGTCCTTTTTTTCTTCATGGAAGCCATCACCGAAATGACATTCCACCAGATGTTTTGCCTATTGAAATTGAAGCAAATCAGGCCTTTGGAACAGGGCATCATGAAACAACAGCCGGTTGTTTGAAAATAATTGCAAAAATATTGCAAAATGAAAATCCACAAAATGCCCTTGATCTTGGTACTGGAAGTGGAATATTAGCCATAGGAATCGCAATGCTTAAACCTATTTCTGTACTTGCCTCCGATATTGATCCGGTAGCTATCCAAGTTGCCCAACACAATATCCAGCTCAATGGCGTAAAAAAATATATTACAACTGTTACCGCAACAGGTTTTAACCATGATGAGATTGCATCACGTGCGCCCTTTGATCTTATTGTTGCCAATATCCTTGCCAATCCTCTCATTGAACTTGCACAAGAAATGGTAAAGGCACTCCAAAAAGGGGGATCTCTCATTTTATCTGGAATTCTTAAAGAACAACATGACCATGTTTTGGAGGCTTATGTCAAACAGGGATTAAAACATATTGAAACATACCACTGTCAAGGATGGGTTACTATACATCTGAAATAA
- a CDS encoding aminopeptidase P family protein: MYQSFEAITNPAYAAERISSLRQELNRLELDGFLVPRSDEHQGEYVPPHAQRLSWLTGFTGSSGIALILKNKAILFTDGRYKLQVRQQTDPHIFEYEDLVICPPSQWLEKNGQKLSIGFDPWLHTIAATDTLRKALELKSSGKLVAVQSNPIDFIWHDQPHPPQSALSIHPLKYAGCKTDEKLTLIRKNIQQADADAFIFTDPSSIAWTFNIRGNDVSNTPFSLCFAFIPIKESPILFINSKKLGIEQKQYLERYAKLYEPEQLIPMLKDYVKKGMIFALDPRITCEKIHIIIEEQGGSFTTLTDPAALPRAIKNSTELNGTRQAHLRDGVALTRFFSWLDKQTPGSIHEISAAQKLEEFRINTAKEMGEKLEDLSFDTISAAGANGAIVHYRVTNETNKQLNAGELYLVDSGGQYRDGTTDVTRTVAIGNVGEEEKRCFTLVLKGMIALSTAHFPKGTRGQDIDVLARIALWKAGFDYAHGTGHGVGSYLSVHEGPQNLSRNGCQELIPGMIVSNEPGYYREGAFGIRIENLLIVKPAQKINGGDREMLSFETLTNCPIDRRLILPELLTEQEQQWLNDYHTHVYQVNAPYLSEEDKRWAKEATLPL; this comes from the coding sequence ATGTATCAATCCTTTGAGGCGATAACAAATCCAGCTTATGCTGCAGAGCGTATTTCCTCTCTTCGCCAAGAACTCAATCGCCTCGAACTCGATGGTTTTCTTGTCCCGCGTTCTGATGAACATCAAGGAGAATATGTGCCTCCACATGCTCAACGTCTTAGCTGGCTCACCGGTTTTACTGGCTCATCTGGTATTGCACTCATCTTAAAAAACAAAGCCATCCTCTTCACAGACGGGCGTTATAAACTCCAAGTGCGCCAACAAACTGATCCTCATATTTTTGAATATGAAGATCTTGTAATTTGCCCACCCTCACAATGGCTTGAAAAGAATGGACAAAAACTTTCTATTGGATTTGATCCATGGCTCCACACTATTGCTGCAACTGATACACTAAGAAAAGCATTAGAACTGAAATCAAGTGGAAAGCTTGTAGCAGTTCAATCCAATCCCATTGATTTTATCTGGCATGATCAACCACACCCCCCTCAATCCGCCTTATCAATTCATCCTCTCAAATATGCAGGATGTAAAACCGATGAAAAGCTGACATTAATTCGAAAAAATATCCAACAAGCCGATGCAGATGCTTTTATTTTCACAGACCCCTCCTCTATTGCATGGACATTCAATATACGTGGAAATGATGTTTCCAACACACCTTTTTCTCTTTGTTTTGCTTTCATTCCCATCAAAGAAAGTCCCATCTTGTTCATTAATAGCAAAAAATTGGGTATAGAACAGAAACAATATCTGGAACGTTATGCAAAACTATATGAACCAGAACAGCTTATCCCAATGCTCAAAGATTATGTTAAAAAAGGAATGATTTTTGCCTTAGATCCACGGATAACCTGCGAAAAAATACACATCATTATTGAAGAACAAGGAGGCTCTTTCACGACACTTACTGATCCCGCTGCTCTACCACGAGCCATTAAAAATAGCACAGAACTAAACGGTACGCGCCAAGCACATCTGCGCGACGGCGTAGCACTGACCCGTTTTTTTTCTTGGCTAGATAAACAAACACCAGGATCCATACATGAAATTTCTGCTGCTCAAAAATTAGAAGAATTTCGCATAAATACAGCAAAAGAAATGGGAGAAAAACTTGAAGATCTCTCTTTTGATACGATCTCAGCAGCAGGCGCGAATGGTGCCATTGTTCATTATCGTGTAACGAATGAAACAAATAAACAACTCAATGCTGGTGAACTTTATCTGGTTGATTCAGGTGGACAATACCGTGATGGCACAACAGATGTCACACGCACAGTTGCAATTGGGAATGTTGGAGAAGAAGAAAAACGCTGTTTTACTCTTGTTCTCAAAGGTATGATTGCTCTTTCAACCGCACACTTTCCAAAAGGAACACGTGGACAAGATATTGATGTTCTTGCACGCATTGCCTTATGGAAAGCTGGTTTTGATTACGCCCATGGCACCGGTCATGGAGTTGGCTCTTATCTCTCTGTTCATGAAGGACCACAAAATCTTTCGCGTAACGGGTGTCAAGAATTGATCCCTGGAATGATTGTTTCTAATGAACCTGGATATTATCGTGAAGGTGCTTTTGGCATCCGTATTGAAAATCTGCTCATTGTGAAGCCAGCACAAAAAATTAACGGTGGAGATAGAGAAATGCTATCGTTTGAAACACTTACCAATTGTCCCATCGATCGACGATTAATCCTCCCAGAGCTTTTAACAGAACAGGAACAACAATGGCTTAATGATTACCATACGCATGTTTATCAGGTTAATGCACCTTACTTGAGTGAAGAAGATAAAAGATGGGCAAAAGAAGCAACACTGCCTCTTTAA
- a CDS encoding DapH/DapD/GlmU-related protein: MNTKKDLRFRESQPRINTTARLHGCKLGRYVEINERVVLRDVTVGDFSYFEHNSEAIYSDIGRFCSIASHVCVNALEHPMERLSTHKITYRPNEYFRYMSLDRSFRERRCEKRVTVGHDVWIGHGAVIMPGVAIGHGAIIGTNAVITKDILPYTIVAGVPAKPLRMRFPDNVIQTLLEMAWWNWPLDKIYNALSDMQNLPIEVFIHKWK; encoded by the coding sequence ATGAATACTAAGAAAGATCTTCGATTCCGTGAGAGTCAGCCTCGTATCAATACAACAGCACGGCTGCATGGTTGTAAATTGGGGCGCTATGTAGAAATCAACGAGCGGGTGGTTTTACGTGATGTAACGGTTGGAGATTTTTCCTATTTTGAGCATAACAGTGAAGCTATTTATAGCGATATTGGGCGTTTTTGTTCTATTGCATCTCATGTCTGTGTGAATGCACTAGAACATCCCATGGAACGCCTTTCAACACATAAAATAACATATCGTCCAAATGAATATTTCCGCTATATGTCCTTAGATCGTTCCTTTCGTGAAAGGCGTTGTGAAAAGCGTGTTACCGTTGGTCATGATGTATGGATTGGACATGGTGCGGTTATTATGCCTGGGGTGGCAATTGGACATGGCGCTATCATTGGTACTAACGCTGTTATAACAAAAGATATTTTACCTTATACGATTGTTGCTGGTGTTCCTGCAAAACCGTTGCGGATGCGCTTTCCCGATAATGTGATTCAGACACTTTTGGAGATGGCTTGGTGGAATTGGCCACTTGATAAAATTTATAATGCGTTGTCTGATATGCAAAACTTACCCATCGAGGTTTTTATTCACAAATGGAAGTAA
- a CDS encoding ATP-dependent helicase produces MNNFSNHIPFFEDDSPPHKHENNSGLTNQNVTVKEKTQYSADYLEKLNPEQQQAVMNTEGPLLVLAGAGTGKTRVLTTRISHILHSGLASPQQILAVTFTNKAAREMKMRIGELIGEIVEGMPWLGTFHSIGAKILRRHAELVNLKSNFTILDSDDVTRLLKQLIQAEGLDDKRWPARNLAIMIDSWKNQGLSPEHISESDAHSFGNGMGRELYHNYQHRLKSLNACDFGDLLLHSISIFQHNPDILRDYHSKFRYILVDEYQDTNTAQYLWLRLLAQQPKGQHINLCCVGDDDQSIYGWRGAQVDNILRFEKDFPPAKIIRLERNYRSTSHILKTASHLISHNQGRLGKTLFSDQVNTEEEKVKIHAAWDSEEEARAIGEEIERAQQADHSLNHIAILVRASFQMREFEDRFVTLGLNYRVIGGPRFYERMEIRDAMAYLRVVVQPADDLAFERIINTPKRGLGDATLRILYESARTRAIPLFFAAAEIIETDELKPKARSALRSVVENFRRWQNMLQNTPHRELAEIILDDSGYTSMWLEDRSPEAPTRLENLKEMVRSMEQFESLPSFLEHVALVMDAENDENTDAVNIMTLHSAKGLEFETVFLPGWEEGLFPHQRSLDEGGRSGLEEERRLAYVGLTRAKKHLHIWFVSNRRIHGFWQSTLPSRFLNELPEEHIEVVEMETSYGGYGKSRFKHHNPFYHEYSTSKQKRVQKNIEGKVIARSISETPSDFSINDRIFHIKFGYGHISAIDGHKLTIVFEKAGEKRVLDNFVSKA; encoded by the coding sequence ATGAATAATTTTTCTAATCACATACCATTCTTTGAAGATGACTCCCCTCCCCATAAGCATGAAAATAACTCTGGGTTAACCAACCAGAATGTAACAGTAAAAGAAAAAACACAATATAGTGCTGATTATTTAGAAAAACTCAATCCCGAACAACAACAGGCCGTTATGAATACAGAAGGCCCTCTTTTAGTTCTTGCAGGTGCTGGTACTGGAAAAACGCGCGTTCTGACAACGCGTATTTCTCATATTTTGCACTCTGGGCTTGCTTCACCTCAACAAATACTCGCTGTAACTTTCACCAACAAAGCAGCACGTGAAATGAAAATGCGTATTGGTGAACTTATTGGTGAAATTGTTGAAGGCATGCCTTGGCTTGGAACTTTTCATTCTATCGGTGCGAAGATTTTACGCCGCCATGCAGAACTTGTGAACTTAAAAAGTAACTTTACAATTCTTGATAGTGATGATGTTACTCGGCTTTTAAAACAGCTTATTCAAGCTGAAGGGTTGGACGATAAGCGTTGGCCCGCACGAAACCTTGCCATTATGATTGATTCTTGGAAAAATCAAGGACTTTCACCAGAACATATTTCAGAAAGTGATGCCCATTCCTTTGGTAACGGCATGGGACGTGAACTTTACCACAATTATCAGCATCGATTAAAAAGCCTCAATGCTTGTGATTTTGGTGATCTTCTTCTTCATTCTATCTCTATCTTCCAACATAACCCAGACATTCTTCGCGATTATCATTCTAAATTCCGCTATATTCTTGTAGATGAATATCAAGATACGAATACAGCACAATATCTTTGGCTCCGCCTTTTGGCACAACAACCCAAGGGGCAACATATTAACCTTTGTTGTGTTGGTGATGATGACCAATCCATTTATGGATGGCGTGGTGCTCAAGTTGATAACATATTGCGTTTTGAAAAAGATTTTCCTCCTGCAAAAATTATTCGTTTAGAACGCAATTATCGCTCAACATCCCATATTCTCAAAACCGCTTCTCATCTGATTTCTCATAATCAAGGAAGGCTTGGAAAAACTCTTTTTTCTGATCAAGTAAATACCGAAGAAGAAAAAGTAAAAATTCATGCTGCCTGGGATTCGGAGGAAGAAGCTCGCGCCATCGGAGAAGAAATTGAACGCGCACAACAAGCCGATCATTCATTAAATCATATAGCTATATTGGTGCGCGCATCATTCCAAATGCGTGAATTTGAAGATCGCTTTGTAACACTTGGTCTCAATTACCGTGTCATTGGTGGTCCACGCTTTTATGAACGAATGGAAATACGTGATGCAATGGCATATTTGCGCGTTGTGGTTCAACCAGCAGATGACTTAGCTTTTGAACGTATTATTAACACACCAAAACGCGGTTTAGGAGATGCTACTCTGCGCATTCTTTATGAGAGCGCAAGAACACGCGCTATTCCTCTCTTTTTTGCCGCCGCCGAAATCATTGAAACAGATGAGTTAAAACCCAAAGCACGCAGCGCTTTGCGAAGCGTTGTTGAAAACTTCCGTCGCTGGCAAAATATGCTCCAAAACACACCCCATAGAGAGCTTGCCGAAATAATTCTGGATGATTCAGGCTACACAAGTATGTGGCTAGAAGATCGCTCACCGGAAGCACCAACACGACTAGAAAATCTCAAAGAAATGGTTCGCTCTATGGAACAATTCGAAAGCCTCCCTAGCTTTTTAGAACATGTTGCACTGGTTATGGATGCTGAAAACGATGAAAATACCGATGCAGTCAACATTATGACACTTCATTCAGCAAAAGGGCTTGAATTTGAAACCGTCTTTCTTCCTGGTTGGGAAGAAGGGCTCTTTCCTCATCAGCGTTCATTAGATGAAGGTGGACGTTCAGGATTAGAAGAAGAACGACGATTAGCTTATGTAGGACTAACAAGAGCAAAAAAACATTTGCATATATGGTTTGTATCCAATCGAAGAATTCATGGATTTTGGCAATCTACCCTTCCTTCTCGTTTTCTTAATGAATTACCAGAAGAACATATAGAAGTCGTAGAAATGGAAACATCTTATGGTGGTTATGGGAAGTCGCGCTTTAAACATCATAATCCTTTTTATCATGAGTATTCGACATCAAAACAAAAGCGCGTACAAAAAAACATTGAAGGAAAAGTCATCGCTCGATCAATCTCTGAAACTCCATCAGATTTTTCCATCAATGATCGAATTTTTCACATAAAGTTCGGTTATGGTCATATCTCAGCAATAGATGGTCATAAATTAACCATTGTATTTGAGAAAGCAGGAGAAAAACGAGTGCTCGATAATTTTGTAAGCAAAGCTTAG
- a CDS encoding SCO family protein translates to MKNVIRILGLTIIFLAGIFIYDTFKNKPLGDNFTLTDSNGNTITEADIRSKPSIIFFGFTMCPESCPTTLTNLDRWLTSLGADADKLGVWFVTVDPERDTPEVLHDYLSNFNHKIVGISGEPEKVHKMVDSFNIVAEKVPGTDGNYTYNHTAAIFLLKKGGKLAGVIPYKIEKNNEELRDNIAIEKLKQLVLN, encoded by the coding sequence ATGAAAAATGTAATACGCATCTTGGGGCTAACAATCATATTTCTTGCAGGCATTTTCATTTATGACACGTTCAAGAATAAGCCTTTAGGTGATAATTTTACACTTACTGATTCTAATGGCAATACTATCACCGAAGCTGATATTCGAAGCAAGCCTTCAATTATTTTCTTTGGCTTCACCATGTGCCCTGAGAGCTGCCCTACTACGCTAACCAATCTTGATCGATGGCTGACAAGTCTTGGCGCAGATGCTGACAAATTAGGAGTATGGTTTGTTACAGTTGACCCCGAACGTGATACACCAGAAGTCCTCCATGATTATCTCAGTAATTTTAACCATAAAATTGTTGGCATAAGCGGAGAACCTGAAAAAGTTCACAAAATGGTAGATTCATTCAACATTGTTGCTGAGAAAGTACCTGGAACAGATGGAAATTATACCTATAACCACACAGCAGCAATTTTTTTACTAAAAAAAGGTGGGAAATTAGCTGGTGTTATTCCTTATAAAATTGAAAAAAACAATGAAGAATTAAGAGATAATATTGCCATTGAAAAGCTCAAACAACTTGTCTTAAACTAA